The following proteins are co-located in the Silene latifolia isolate original U9 population chromosome 1, ASM4854445v1, whole genome shotgun sequence genome:
- the LOC141646344 gene encoding protein FAR1-RELATED SEQUENCE 1-like — MIEKHASKIYTHTVFYEFQEQVQMAPCSCAVVGFSEQGNMHIINVEDAYRKHRVAHNNESKETTCTCKMFERKGILCKHIIWIISEKDRKAYRSKDIETRWTKKSYRKPLYGLDGKLLQDYDPTDLRKLELSRVWSEFYATISVLNSMPDNQIKELSLMLLQFREKINPTKESLTKDQELEMLLGCSAKSNITVLPPKIAKNKGSGMRMKSNKDKAIEKELEKRTAIFASL; from the exons ATGATTGAAAAACATGCctctaaaatctacacacatactGTTTTCTATGAGTTCCAAGAGCAAGTGCAAATGGCTCCTTGTTCGTGTGCCGTTGTTGGATTTTCCGAGCAAGGAAACATGCACATTATAAATGTTGAAGATGCCTACAGGAAGCATAGA GTTGCTCACAATAACGAATCAAAGGAAACAACATGTACGTGCAAGATGTTTGAGAGGAAAGGAATCCTTTGTAAACACATTATATGGATTATATCAGAAAAGGATCGCAAAGCATACCGGAGCAAAGACATCGAAACTAGATGGACgaagaaatcatatagaaagcctTTGTATGGACTGGATGGAAAGTTATTGCAAGACTACGATCCCACTGATTTGAGAAAATTGGAATTATCAAGGGTATGGTCAGAGTTTTATGCAACAATAAGTGTTCTTAACTCGATGCCTGATAATCAAATCAAGGAGCTAAGTTTGATGCTTTTACAATTCCGAGAGAAAATAAATCCAACCAAAGAGAGCTTGACAAAGGATCAAGAACTGGAAATGCTCTTAGGTTGTTCAGCAAAATCAAATATTACTGTTCTTCCACCCAAGATTGCAAAAAACAAAGGAAGCGGCATGAGAATGAAATCAAACAAGGATAAGGCAATTGAGAAG GAGTTAGAAAAACGTACTGCAATCTTTGCAAGTCTGTAA
- the LOC141646357 gene encoding protein FAR1-RELATED SEQUENCE 5-like: MGNKEPQCILTDQDPAIKLGVRSVFKQARHRYCMWHIMKKLTDKVESQICKETDFVERICGVVWDTDLEPIEFEEKWTQVINDFELNDNTWLTYMYGKRHKWIPAYFRDLPLGCLLKTTQRSESQNSYFKRFESIDGTLVEFWLRFQSAMEQQRYNHRFLDLCK, translated from the coding sequence ATGGGCAACAAGGAACCTCAGTGCATTCTTACTGATCAAGATCCGGCAATTAAACTCGGGGTGCGTTCTGTATTCAAGCAAGCAAGACATCGctactgcatgtggcatataatgaaaaaaCTTACCGATAAAGTTGAGTCACAGATTTGTAAGGAGACTGACTTTGTTGAGCGGATATGCGGAGTTGTTTGGGATACTGACTTGGAACCCATTGagtttgaagaaaaatggactCAAGTGATTAATGACTTTGAGTTGAATGATAATACTTGGTTGACATACATGTATGGCAAAAGGCACAAATGGATACCGGCTTACTTTAGGGATTTGCCTTTAGGCTGCCTTTTGAAGACtacacaaagatcagagagtcAAAACAGTTATTTCAAAAGATTTGAGAGCATAGACGGCACACTTGTAGAATTTTGGTTGCGTTTTCAGAGTGCAATGGAACAACAACGCTATAATCACAGATTTCTTGATCTTTGCAAGTGA
- the LOC141646366 gene encoding protein FAR1-RELATED SEQUENCE 5-like produces MKQTIVNNCKLNIGATKTFRILAEQSNGYANIGASLTDFKNFKRNIKCYIGENDLDMILDYLKALSQSQDGFYYAYQVDEDNCLAKLFWADAQARMNYSLFGDTITFDPTYGTNKYRMAFTPFTGVDNHKKS; encoded by the coding sequence ATGAAGCAgacaattgttaacaattgtaAACTCAACATCGGGGCTACCAAGACTTTTAGAATTCTGGCGGAACAATCAAATGGGTATGCAAACATTGGTGCATCTCTCACAGATTTCAAGAACTTCaaaagaaatattaaatgttatatagGTGAGAATGATCTTGACATGATTCTCGATTATTTAAAGGCGCTTTCTCAATCGCAAGATGGCTTTTACTATGCTTACCAAGTTGATGAGGATAATTGTTTGGCTAAACTCTTTTGGGCAGATGCACAAGCAAGAATGAATTATTCCTTGTTTGGGGACACCATCACCTTTGATCCTACTTACGGTACTAACAAGTACCGCATGGCCTTCACCCCATTCACTGGTGTTGACAACCACAAAAAATCGTGA